A part of Candidatus Methylomirabilota bacterium genomic DNA contains:
- a CDS encoding alanine--glyoxylate aminotransferase family protein, with product MSVTINWAQCHTRPLLMIPGPTELPPPVIQALSQPPTIQYDRSFDEGVLEPTTLGLRKVFKTKGEVILMPGSGRTALESGALSIVEPGDRVLVIGAGQFGVLMREIMSRVGAGLTEFTTELGQPLDLKRLAAEAERLRPKAITLVHNETSTGTTYPAAEVGRIARSVGALFLLDTVSSIAGIDVRTDEWGVDLNMTGSQKCLAAPLGLALVAVSPRAWEAMEQRQRKASSWAYDLLRWKELWIPESRGGRVKDGAPRRQPVSIPTHLTAAMQVAVRLILEEGLPHRFRRHEVAAAALRSGVQAMGLEMFPHPALWSNTVSCIKAPAGVETTAVVDRMRDQYGILIGTGLDKIRATTLRIGTMGITASPQYVLPTLGALELTLRDLGYKCEPGTGVAAAQQTFADAS from the coding sequence CGACCGCTCGTTCGACGAAGGCGTGCTGGAGCCTACGACGCTCGGCCTGCGGAAGGTCTTCAAGACGAAGGGCGAGGTCATCCTGATGCCAGGCTCGGGGCGGACCGCGCTCGAGTCCGGTGCGCTGTCGATCGTCGAGCCGGGGGACCGCGTGCTGGTCATCGGAGCGGGCCAGTTCGGCGTGCTGATGCGCGAGATCATGAGCCGCGTGGGCGCCGGGCTGACCGAGTTCACGACCGAGTTGGGCCAGCCGCTCGACCTCAAGCGCCTGGCCGCCGAGGCCGAGCGGCTGCGGCCGAAGGCCATCACGCTGGTGCACAACGAGACCTCCACCGGCACCACCTACCCCGCCGCCGAGGTCGGGCGCATCGCCCGCAGCGTGGGCGCGCTCTTCCTGCTCGACACCGTCTCCTCCATCGCCGGCATCGACGTGCGCACCGACGAGTGGGGCGTGGACCTCAACATGACGGGCTCGCAGAAATGCCTGGCGGCGCCGCTCGGCCTGGCCCTGGTGGCCGTGAGCCCGCGCGCCTGGGAGGCGATGGAGCAGCGCCAGCGCAAGGCGTCGAGCTGGGCCTACGACCTGCTGCGCTGGAAGGAGCTCTGGATCCCGGAGTCCCGCGGCGGCCGCGTGAAGGACGGCGCGCCGCGCCGCCAGCCGGTCTCGATCCCCACCCATCTCACCGCCGCCATGCAGGTCGCCGTCCGGCTGATCCTGGAGGAGGGGCTTCCCCATCGCTTCCGCCGTCACGAGGTGGCGGCCGCCGCCCTGCGCAGCGGCGTCCAGGCGATGGGGCTCGAGATGTTCCCACACCCGGCGCTCTGGTCGAACACCGTGTCCTGCATCAAAGCGCCCGCGGGCGTCGAGACCACCGCCGTCGTCGATCGCATGCGGGATCAGTACGGCATCCTCATCGGCACCGGCCTCGACAAGATCCGCGCGACGACGCTGCGGATCGGGACAATGGGCATCACCGCCAGCCCCCAGTACGTGCTGCCCACGCTGGGCGCGCTCGAGCTCACGCTGCGCGACCTCGGCTACAAGTGCGAGCCCGGCACCGGCGTGGCCGCCGCCCAGCAGACCTTCGCCGACGCGTCGTGA